Proteins encoded within one genomic window of Bradyrhizobium sp. AZCC 1719:
- a CDS encoding DUF2249 domain-containing protein, translating to MTDYIDVDVRPILRAGGEPFSVIMSALDCLEPGQGLRLYATFKPVPLFAVMADKGFSHSAQALDAGEWEVLFTPTATATRQSAPASGTSDFDDWPEPIVRLDNRDLDPPEPMVRILAAAEKLGPGETLSALLRREPVFLFPQLEKRGYHWLGGFSPDGATYELTVRAPS from the coding sequence ATGACCGACTACATCGATGTTGACGTCCGTCCGATCCTGCGCGCAGGTGGCGAGCCGTTCTCGGTCATCATGTCCGCGCTCGATTGCCTCGAACCCGGGCAGGGGCTCCGCCTCTACGCCACGTTCAAACCCGTTCCGTTGTTCGCTGTTATGGCGGACAAAGGATTTTCGCATTCCGCGCAGGCACTCGATGCCGGCGAATGGGAGGTGCTGTTCACGCCAACGGCGACGGCAACGAGACAGAGCGCGCCTGCTTCCGGCACCTCGGACTTCGACGATTGGCCGGAGCCGATCGTCAGGCTCGACAATCGTGACCTCGATCCGCCCGAGCCGATGGTTCGGATCCTCGCGGCTGCCGAGAAACTGGGGCCGGGTGAAACGCTTTCGGCGCTGCTGCGGCGCGAGCCCGTCTTCCTGTTCCCGCAACTCGAGAAGCGTGGATATCACTGGTTGGGTGGATTCTCGCCGGACGGTGCAACTTACGAACTGACCGTCAGGGCACCGTCATGA
- a CDS encoding NnrS family protein — MTTMQKLRAYQGPALFSYGFRPFFLFGAIYAGAMVPLWLVVFAGHVSLPIALAPRDWHVHEMLFGYVGAVIAGFLLTAVPNWTGRLPIQGAPLAILFAAWLAGRLAVTFSGIIGWEIALVIDAAFLLLLAAAAAREIIAGRKWNNLKVVGIISLLAVTNIAFHVEAHFDGLADYSTRLGVGLVVTLVCVIGGRIVPSFTRNWLARRKPGRLPIPFNRFDAITMVAGVCAMIAWVVTPSGRFVAGALGVAGLLHIIRLARWAGDRTVSDRLVLILHVAYAFVPAGFLLAALSAVDLVAPSAGIHAWTGGAIGSMTIAVMTRASLGHTGQALSASIATQLVYASIVVAALARVCAALEPAHSIPLLTIAGVAWAGAFLGFALAYAPLLCSARKF; from the coding sequence ATGACGACGATGCAGAAATTGAGGGCCTATCAGGGGCCGGCGCTGTTCTCCTACGGCTTCCGGCCGTTCTTTCTGTTCGGCGCCATTTATGCCGGTGCGATGGTTCCGCTGTGGCTCGTGGTGTTCGCCGGCCATGTCTCGCTGCCGATCGCGTTGGCGCCGCGAGACTGGCATGTCCATGAGATGCTGTTCGGCTATGTCGGCGCTGTCATCGCCGGCTTTCTTCTGACGGCGGTGCCGAACTGGACGGGCCGCCTTCCGATCCAGGGGGCTCCGCTCGCGATTCTGTTCGCCGCCTGGCTTGCCGGAAGGCTGGCTGTGACATTCTCCGGGATCATCGGCTGGGAAATCGCACTGGTGATTGATGCCGCCTTTCTGCTGTTGCTCGCTGCCGCAGCCGCCCGCGAGATCATCGCCGGACGCAAGTGGAACAATCTGAAAGTGGTCGGCATCATCTCGCTGCTGGCCGTCACCAACATCGCGTTTCATGTCGAGGCGCATTTCGATGGTCTGGCGGATTATTCCACGCGACTTGGCGTCGGCCTCGTCGTCACGCTGGTCTGCGTAATCGGAGGTCGGATCGTCCCGAGTTTCACGCGCAACTGGCTGGCGCGCCGCAAGCCCGGAAGGCTGCCCATCCCCTTTAACCGCTTCGATGCGATCACGATGGTCGCGGGCGTCTGCGCCATGATCGCGTGGGTGGTGACTCCCTCGGGCCGCTTCGTCGCAGGCGCACTCGGCGTCGCCGGTCTGCTCCACATCATCCGCCTGGCTCGCTGGGCCGGCGATCGGACCGTGTCGGACCGTCTCGTGCTGATCCTTCATGTGGCTTACGCATTCGTGCCGGCCGGTTTCCTGCTGGCGGCGCTATCTGCAGTGGACCTTGTCGCTCCCAGCGCCGGAATCCACGCCTGGACCGGAGGCGCGATCGGTTCGATGACGATCGCCGTAATGACCCGCGCCTCACTCGGCCACACCGGGCAGGCGCTTTCGGCCTCCATTGCCACCCAGCTCGTCTACGCTTCAATCGTCGTCGCCGCGCTGGCGCGGGTATGTGCGGCTCTCGAGCCGGCTCATTCGATCCCGCTGCTGACGATCGCGGGTGTCGCGTGGGCGGGGGCGTTTCTGGGTTTCGCGCTCGCTTACGCGCCGCTTCTGTGCAGCGCACGCAAGTTCTAA
- a CDS encoding pseudoazurin — MKKIAILAAAAGVLLLTGGARAAEVEVKLLNKGTDGAVMVFEPAFVKIAPGDTVKFVSTDKGHNAESIKGMLPEGAAPFVGKNNEDIAVKFEQEGVYGIKCLPHYGMGMVALIVVGKPGNVDQAKAVPQVGKAKQIFAKLFDTLEASKTASR, encoded by the coding sequence ATGAAAAAGATTGCGATATTGGCCGCGGCTGCGGGGGTTCTACTCCTGACCGGAGGCGCCCGGGCGGCGGAGGTTGAAGTCAAGCTCCTCAACAAGGGAACCGACGGCGCAGTGATGGTATTCGAGCCGGCCTTCGTGAAGATTGCACCCGGCGACACCGTCAAGTTCGTGTCCACGGACAAGGGCCACAACGCGGAGTCCATCAAGGGCATGCTCCCGGAGGGCGCAGCGCCGTTCGTCGGCAAGAACAATGAGGACATCGCCGTCAAGTTCGAGCAGGAAGGGGTCTACGGGATCAAGTGTCTGCCTCACTACGGCATGGGAATGGTTGCGTTGATCGTGGTCGGAAAGCCCGGCAACGTCGATCAGGCCAAGGCCGTTCCGCAGGTCGGAAAGGCAAAGCAGATCTTTGCGAAGCTGTTCGACACGCTGGAGGCCAGCAAGACCGCATCCAGATAG